From a region of the Zingiber officinale cultivar Zhangliang chromosome 4B, Zo_v1.1, whole genome shotgun sequence genome:
- the LOC121974396 gene encoding protein LEAD-SENSITIVE 1-like isoform X1 has product MGLLSNRTGKESLKPGDHIYSWRTAYIYAHHGIYVGDEKVIHFTRGLGQEVGTGTVLDVVLASSAPKRNLTPCPKCAYRSSDSCGVISSCLDCFLAGGVLYRFEYGVNPALFLAKARGGTCTLANSDPDEMIIHRANHLLNNGFRCYSLFKSNCEDFATYCKTGLLVAERGVVGQSGQAISVIGGPLAAVLSTPFRLITTNVYGMAVTAVGVYCASRYAADISNRIDVVRIPVEELTAGLASGRVQVVEGNQLAAASH; this is encoded by the exons ATGGGGCTTCTCTCGAACAG GACCGGGAAGGAGAGTTTGAAGCCAGGAGATCATATCTACTCGTGGCGGACTGCATATATCTACGCCCACCACG GCATATATGTGGGTGATGAGAAGGTCATCCACTTCACCAGAGGTCTCGGCCAAGAGGTGGGAACTGGAACTGTTCTAGATGTTGTTCTCGCAAGTTCTGCGCCTAAACGAAACCTGACACCCTGCCCAAAGTGTGCCTATCGATCATCGGATTCCTGTGGAGTGATCTCTTCTTGCCTGGACTGTTTCCTCGCTGGCGGAGTCCTCTATCGTTTTGAGTACGGCGTCAATCCTGCACTCTTTCTCGCTAAAGCTCGGGGCGGCACCTGCACCCTCGCGAATTCTGATCCAGACGAAATGATCATCCACCGAGCTAACCACCTACTCAACAACGGCTTCAGATGCTACAGCTTGTTCAAAAGCAACTGCGAGGACTTTGCCACCTATTGCAAGACGGGTCTTCTTGTAGCCGAGCGAGGCGTCGTCGGACAAAGTGGACAGGCGATATCAGTAATCGGCGGACCGCTTGCCGCTGTCCTCTCGACGCCATTCCGTCTCATCACGACTAACGTGTATGGAATGGCAGTGACCGCTGTCGGAGTCTACTGTGCTAGCCGGTATGCTGCAGACATCAGCAACCGCATAGATGTGGTAAGGATTCCTGTCGAAGAACTCACAGCTGGGCTAGCATCTGGAAGGGTTCAGGTGGTGGAGGGAAATCAACTGGCTGCAGCATCTCATTGA
- the LOC121974396 gene encoding protein LEAD-SENSITIVE 1-like isoform X2, which produces MHQPCPMSIYVGDEKVIHFTRGLGQEVGTGTVLDVVLASSAPKRNLTPCPKCAYRSSDSCGVISSCLDCFLAGGVLYRFEYGVNPALFLAKARGGTCTLANSDPDEMIIHRANHLLNNGFRCYSLFKSNCEDFATYCKTGLLVAERGVVGQSGQAISVIGGPLAAVLSTPFRLITTNVYGMAVTAVGVYCASRYAADISNRIDVVRIPVEELTAGLASGRVQVVEGNQLAAASH; this is translated from the exons ATGCACCAACCATGTCCGATGA GCATATATGTGGGTGATGAGAAGGTCATCCACTTCACCAGAGGTCTCGGCCAAGAGGTGGGAACTGGAACTGTTCTAGATGTTGTTCTCGCAAGTTCTGCGCCTAAACGAAACCTGACACCCTGCCCAAAGTGTGCCTATCGATCATCGGATTCCTGTGGAGTGATCTCTTCTTGCCTGGACTGTTTCCTCGCTGGCGGAGTCCTCTATCGTTTTGAGTACGGCGTCAATCCTGCACTCTTTCTCGCTAAAGCTCGGGGCGGCACCTGCACCCTCGCGAATTCTGATCCAGACGAAATGATCATCCACCGAGCTAACCACCTACTCAACAACGGCTTCAGATGCTACAGCTTGTTCAAAAGCAACTGCGAGGACTTTGCCACCTATTGCAAGACGGGTCTTCTTGTAGCCGAGCGAGGCGTCGTCGGACAAAGTGGACAGGCGATATCAGTAATCGGCGGACCGCTTGCCGCTGTCCTCTCGACGCCATTCCGTCTCATCACGACTAACGTGTATGGAATGGCAGTGACCGCTGTCGGAGTCTACTGTGCTAGCCGGTATGCTGCAGACATCAGCAACCGCATAGATGTGGTAAGGATTCCTGTCGAAGAACTCACAGCTGGGCTAGCATCTGGAAGGGTTCAGGTGGTGGAGGGAAATCAACTGGCTGCAGCATCTCATTGA
- the LOC121977304 gene encoding E3 ubiquitin-protein ligase PUB23-like, with product MEGLEIPSYFLCPISLEMMRDPVTLPTGITYDRQSIERWLFDLKRSTCPVTKLPLSADAAVCTPNHTLRRLIQAWCTLHSSDGVERIPTPKPPVGQDEVAALLEASARVPTQLDALRKLRRISGESERNRRCVAGTPGAVDALARVVVLSASSDLETIDRDYAVLTSSSTACDEALAVLHSLQISEDALLDLVVRNADLVGSLTSVLQRSNYQSRSYAMLILKSVLAVVSPGRLMALPQELFDEVVGVIRDGVSPQATRAALRVLAGACPWGRNRAKAAKAGAVHAAVELLLEDPERRACEAALAALASVCGCAEGRAELVRHRAAVAVVSKKILRVSQLASEKAVRVLHELARHGPTTALLQEMVQAGAVTKLFVVVQAGGGGKMEERAREILRMHARAWRDSPCLSFLFKNGVSTL from the coding sequence ATGGAGGGGTTGGAGATTCCGTCCTACTTCCTCTGCCCGATTTCGCTGGAGATGATGCGGGACCCGGTGACGCTGCCGACCGGCATCACCTACGACCGGCAGAGCATCGAGCGGTGGCTCTTCGACTTGAAGCGGAGCACCTGCCCGGTGACGAAGCTGCCGCTGTCGGCCGACGCGGCGGTCTGCACCCCCAACCACACGCTCCGGCGGCTGATCCAGGCGTGGTGCACCCTCCACTCCTCCGACGGCGTGGAGCGGATCCCGACGCCGAAGCCCCCCGTCGGCCAGGATGAGGTCGCCGCGCTGCTCGAGGCCTCCGCGCGGGTGCCCACGCAGCTTGACGCGCTGCGCAAGCTGCGGCGGATCTCCGGCGAGAGCGAGCGGAACAGGCGGTGCGTCGCGGGTACGCCCGGGGCCGTCGATGCCCTGGCTCGGGTGGTCGTCCTCTCCGCCTCGAGCGATCTGGAGACGATCGATCGAGATTATGCGGTGCTGACATCGAGTTCGACGGCTTGCGACGAGGCTCTCGCCGTCCTGCACTCCCTTCAGATCTCCGAGGACGCGCTTCTCGACCTCGTCGTCAGAAATGCCGACTTGGTCGGGTCGTTGACCTCCGTCCTGCAGCGATCGAATTACCAGTCGAGGAGCTACGCGATGCTCATCTTGAAGTCCGTCCTCGCCGTCGTCTCGCCCGGTCGACTGATGGCCCTCCCGCAGGAGCTGTTCGACGAGGTGGTGGGCGTGATCCGCGACGGCGTGTCGCCGCAAGCCACCAGGGCGGCGCTGCGCGTCCTGGCCGGCGCGTGCCCGTGGGGCCGGAACAGGGCCAAGGCCGCGAAGGCAGGGGCGGTGCACGCGGCGGTGGAGCTGCTGCTCGAGGACCCGGAGCGGCGGGCGTGCGAGGCGGCGCTGGCCGCGCTGGCGTCCGTGTGCGGGTGCGCGGAGGGGCGGGCGGAGCTGGTGCGCCACCGGGCGGCGGTGGCGGTGGTGTCCAAGAAGATACTGAGGGTGTCGCAGCTGGCCAGCGAGAAGGCGGTGCGGGTGCTGCACGAGCTGGCGCGGCACGGCCCGACGACGGCGCTGCTGCAGGAGATGGTGCAGGCGGGGGCGGTGACGAAGCTGTTCGTGGTGGTGCAGGCCGGCGGCGGGGGCAAGATGGAGGAGAGGGCGAGGGAGATCCTGAGGATGCACGCGAGGGCGTGGCGAGATTCTCCCTGTTTGTCTTTTCTCTTCAAGAACGGGGTTTCTACTTTGTGA
- the LOC121974398 gene encoding receptor protein kinase TMK1-like gives MERGSWVKFFTLSVLLTFVFVALATTNPSDYAVLDEFRKGLSNVELLGWPANNQDPCGSPQWNYVYCSNSRVTQIQAKNLGLVGTLPVDFNKLSMLENIGLQGNNLTGALPSLKGLSKVEFVFLDDNQFDTIPSDFFVGLDSLQVLALDKNPLNQSTGWMLPLDLGNSAQLVNLSLMQCNLIGPLPDFLGNLHSLSMLKLSYNKLTGEIPVSYSSLPLQILWLNNQEGGLTGSLEVFTSMTMLNDVWLHGNQFTGRIPSSIGALTSLTRLWLNNNRLVGIVPVNLTSLPELQSLHLDDNSFMGPIPTVSFSDFTYSYNSFCQSTAGAPCPQEVAALLDFLDAVDYPPILANSWKGNDSCVGTWIGVSCTSGSISVINLPNNHLNGTISPSLANLDSLVRILLGSNNLSGTIPEDLTGLKFLKLLNLSSNNISPPVPQFPSSVKVILDDNSLLNNGSSPSGSNSHAPSNQPSPSSGVPSPTSSSSSKVVVLVVPVAVAVSVFLLVLIFLLQRKKRKNPFSVPNAIVVHPRNSSDPDNFVKIAIENNSYNTSASELHSRNNTDLVDTHVIESGDLIISVQILRTATRNFAPENVLGQGGFGIVYKGELHDGTMIAVKRMQSVVLNSKALEEFQAEIAILSKVRHRNLVSIVGYSVEDNERLLVYEYMPQGALSKHLFEWKEFEVEPLSWKKRLNIALDVARGIEYLHNFASHCFIHRDLKSSNILLDDDYRAKISDFGLAKLAPDGKNSLATKLAGTFGYLAPEYAVTGKVTTKVDVFSFGVVLMELLTGLRALDEGRPDESRYLASWFCQMKNSKENLRSIIDSSLAVTDESCFERIRIVAELAGHCTAREPYQRPDMSHAVNVLAPLVEKWMPVSDDQDEHLGIDFCQPLLQMVKGWQAADGAPEATSISLDYSKGSIPARPIGFAESFTSADAR, from the exons ATGGAGAGGGGATCATGGGTCAAATTTTTTACTTTATCTGTCCTCCTCACCTTCGTTTTTGTGGCCTTGGCAACCACCAACCCTAGCGACTATGCCGTCCTCGACGAGTTCCGCAAAGGATTGAGCAATGTCGAGCTCCTCGGATGGCCAGCAAACAACCAAGATCCTTGTGGCAGTCCACAATGGAATTATGTTTACTGTTCCAACTCAAGGGTCACTCAGATCCAGGCTAAGAATCTTGGTTTGGTTGGCACTCTTCCAGTGGATTTCAACAAGCTATCCATGTTGGAAAACATCGGCCTCCAAGGCAACAACCTGACCGGGGCTTTGCCTTCTCTTAAAGGACTATCAAAAGTAGAGTTTGTTTTCCTCGACGACAACCAATTCGATACCATTCCATCAGACTTTTTTGTTGGACTCGATAGCTTGCAGGTTCTAGCTTTGGACAAAAACCCCTTGAATCAGAGCACTGGGTGGATGCTGCCCCTCGACTTGGGCAATTCGGCTCAATTGGTAAACTTGTCCTTAATGCAGTGTAATCTTATCGGTCCACTGCCAGATTTCTTGGGCAACTTGCATTCTCTATCGATGCTGAAGCTGTCTTACAACAAACTCACTGGAGAGATTCCAGTGAGTTATAGTTCCTTGCCTTTGCAGATTCTGTGGTTAAATAATCAAGAGGGAGGCCTTACTGGCTCGCTTGAAGTTTTTACTTCAATGACTATGTTGAATGATGTTTGGCTACATGGGAATCAATTCACAGGGCGCATCCCCAGTTCGATCGGTGCCTTGACTTCCTTGACACGGTTGTGGCTCAACAATAACCGGCTTGTAGGAATTGTTCCTGTTAATTTAACAAGTTTACCTGAACTCCAATCTCTGCACTTAGATGATAATTCATTCATGGGGCCAATTCCTACGGTGAGCTTCAGTGATTTCACATATTCTTATAATTCATTTTGCCAGTCGACCGCTGGTGCTCCTTGTCCGCAAGAGGTTGCAGCGCTGTTGGATTTTCTTGATGCAGTGGACTATCCACCAATCCTTGCAAATTCTTGGAAAGGAAATGATTCTTGTGTTGGTACATGGATCGGAGTATCCTGCACTAGTGGCAGCATATCTGTTATTAATCTGCCAAACAATCATCTGAATGGCACCATTAGTCCCTCTCTTGCAAACTTGGATTCTCTTGTTCGGATTTTGCTTGGGAGTAACAATCTCAGTGGCACAATCCCTGAAGATCTAACAGGCTTGAAGTTCTTGAAACTATTGAATCTTTCTTCAAATAATATCTCACCTCCAGTTCCACAATTTCCGAGCAGTGTGAAAGTAATTCTCGATGATAATTCATTGTTGAACAATGGCAGCTCTCCTTCAGGTTCTAATAGCCATGCCCCATCAAACCAGCCTAGTCCATCATCAGGTGTTCCAAGTCCAACTTCCTCTTCCAGCTCAAAAGTAGTTGTCCTTGTAGTTCCAGTTGCAGTTGCGGTTTCTGTTTTCTTACTGGTCCTTATATTTCTGCTGCaacggaagaagaggaagaacccTTTCTCTGTACCAAATGCCATCGTTGTTCATCCTCGAAACTCTTCAGATCCTGATAATTTTGTTAAGATTGCAATTGAAAATAATTCTTACAACACTTCTGCTAGTGAACTTCACAGTAGAAACAACACTGATTTGGTAGATACGCATGTGATCGAATCAGGGGACTTGATAATATCAGTTCAGATTCTTCGTACTGCTACTCGAAACTTTGCGCCAGAGAATGTGCTTGGCCAGGGAGGATTTGGAATAGTCTACAAGGGAGAATTGCACGACGGAACAATGATAGCAGTTAAGAGAATGCAGTCAGTTGTATTAAATAGCAAAGCCTTGGAAGAGTTCCAAGCAGAAATAGCTATTCTCTCAAAGGTAAGACACCGCAATCTGGTGTCTATAGTCGGCTACTCTGTCGAGGACAATGAGAGACTTCTAGTGTATGAGTATATGCCTCAAGGGGCTCTGAGCAAGCATCTTTTCGAGTGGAAAGAATTTGAAGTGGAGCCTTTATCTTGGAAGAAGAGGCTTAACATTGCATTGGATGTTGCAAGAGGAATTGAGTATCTTCATAACTTTGCTAGCCACTGCTTCATCCACAGAGATCTCAAGTCATCCAATATACTACTTGATGATGACTACAGAGCTAAAATTTCTGATTTCGGGCTCGCCAAACTTGCGCCCGATGGAAAAAATTCTCTGGCGACTAAACTTGCTGGGACTTTTGGCTACTTAGCTCCAGAATATGCTG TTACTGGGAAGGTCACAACAAAGGTTGATGTCTTCAGTTTCGGTGTGGTATTGATGGAATTATTGACTGGTCTGAGAGCCCTGGACGAGGGTCGCCCGGACGAAAGCCGTTACTTGGCATCTTGGTTCTGTCAAATGAAGAACAGCAAGGAAAACCTCAGAAGCATCATTGATTCATCACTTGCTGTCACAGATGAGTCGTGCTTTGAAAGAATCCGGATCGTTGCAGAACTGGCAGGTCATTGTACTGCACGAGAGCCGTATCAGCGGCCGGACATGAGCCATGCAGTGAATGTACTCGCTCCGCTCGTCGAAAAATGGATGCCTGTCAGTGACGATCAGGACGAACATCTGGGAATTGATTTTTGCCAGCCCCTTCTTCAGATGGTGAAGGGGTGGCAAGCCGCCGACGGCGCCCCGGAGGCCACATCGATTAGCCTTGATTACAGTAAAGGAAGCATCCCCGCGAGGCCTATCGGATTTGCTGAATCTTTCACCTCTGCAGATGCCCGATGA